A genomic window from Purpureocillium takamizusanense chromosome 2, complete sequence includes:
- the EHMT2 gene encoding Histone-lysine N-methyltransferase ehmt2 (EggNog:ENOG503BA3A~COG:B~COG:K), which produces MLLDYLDDHLLREIATYLSDHDLNALVQTCRRTSGRLNNDLYYRNIPSGERPYVLEWAVDKNYIGTARLAVMMGASVAYTQERYNPVLVHAAIMGNLDMVSIVLAAFDVNVNITGMYGRTALANACILNDVPLVKLLMQHGGPGLDVELPDGCGMTPLMHAAQCRSIPLFQLLLATGRASVHSRCIAGYTPLLHAITAACARYNAAECVELLLQAGADPCARDARDRTILRHAVVCGRIEVVKKLLDTGKVDPDAEEGEDGELDTAREMAKQHRTDAMERLLDNYKPVPLRISVELFY; this is translated from the coding sequence ATGCTCCTCGACTACCTTGACGATCACCTCCTTCGGGAAATCGCCACCTACCTCTCCGACCATGACCTCAACGCCCTGGTGCagacctgccgccgcacgaGCGGACGCCTCAACAATGACCTGTATTATCGCAACATCCCCAGCGGCGAGCGGCCCTACGTTTTGGAGTGGGCGGTAGACAAGAATTACATCGGCACGGCTCGCCTGGCCGTCATGATGGGCGCCTCAGTCGCCTACACGCAAGAGCGATATAACCCCGTTCTCGTTCACGCGGCCATCATGGGCAACTTGGACATGGTGTCCATCGTGCTCGCTGCTTTTGACGTCAACGTCAACATCACGGGCATGTACGGCCGCACGGCGCTCGCCAACGCCTGCATACTCAACGATGTGCCCTTGGTCAAGCTACTCATGCAGCATGGTGGCCCCGGTCTCGACGTGGAGTTGCCCGATGGCTGCGGAATGACGCCCCTGATGCACGCCGCCCAGTGCCGCAGTATCCCCCTTTTCCAACTCCTCCTCGCTACGGGACGCGCCAGCGTGCACTCTCGGTGCATCGCCGGCTACACGCCGCTCCTCcacgccatcaccgccgcctgcgccaggTATAACGCTGCGGAATgtgtcgagctgctgctccaggcCGGTGCGGACCCCTGCGCCAGGGATGCCCGAGACCGCACCATCCTGCGCCACGCCGTCGTGTGCGGCAGGATCGAGGTCGTGAAGAAGCTTCTCGACACCGGAAAGGTTGACCcggacgccgaggaaggggaggacgGAGAATTGGACACGGCGCGGGAAATGGCCAAGCAGCATCGCACGGATGCGATGGAGCGCCTACTTGACAATTATAAGCCGGTTCCTCTACGGATTTCCGTCGAACTGTTCTACTAG
- a CDS encoding uncharacterized protein (EggNog:ENOG503NV5P~COG:I) has translation MTSGELQRISWLGLGNIGSAVCKNLAKYGPTRGPVTLWNRTHKKAADLAAESDAFVATTDLADAVSRSDIICLCLIDDAAVAQVLDDATHDTDVKGKLFVDFSTVHPDTAAAQAEKLKEHGAEYLASPIFGGVPLAVDRLITIVLAGSSQSINKFTPFTDGVICKSTIVLADEPCQQASLLKLIGNFIRFSTIEVLCEASVLTEKLGMGQETLSKFVEALIPGPAAGQLRMLNSGSYHREKKALIPISMATKENGHLNDLAQRHGVKLKTLDTVTHHTDSVTAKRGPDANLLAIYGSIREESGLPFEN, from the exons ATGACTTCAGGCGAACTACAACGAATCTCATGGCTTGGCCTGGGTAACATTGGCTCG GCCGTGTGCAAGAACCTGGCCAAGTACGGTCCGACGCGAGGCCCGGTAACCTTGTGGAACCGCACGCACAAAAAGGCAGCAGATCTGGCCGCCGAGTCGGATGCCTTTGTCGCCACCACAGACCTCGCTGATGCGGTGTCACGCAGCGACATCATTTGCCTGTGCCTcatcgacgatgccgccgtcgctcaagttctcgacgacgcgacCCACGACACGGACGTAAAGGGGAAGCTCTTTGTCGACTTCTCTACGGTCCACcccgacacggcggcggcgcaggctgAAAAGCTGAAGGAACATGGCGCAGAGTATTTGGCCAGTCCCA TCTTTGGGGGCGTACCTCTTGCTGTCGATAGactcatcaccatcgtcctCGCGGGCTCCTCGCAGTCCATAAACAAGTTTACCCCCTTCACGGATGGCGT AATCTGCAAGAGCACCatcgtgctcgccgacgagccctgCCAGCAAGCCAGCCTGCTGAAGCTCATCGGCAACTTCATCCGCTTCTCCACCATCGAGGTCCTGTGCGAGGCCAGCGTGCTGACCGAGAAGCTCGGCATGGGGCAGGAGACGCTGTCCAAGttcgtcgaggcgctcatTCCGGGGCCCGCGGCCGGGCAACTGCGCATGCTCAATTCCGGGTCGTATCACCGTGAGAAAAAA GCCTTGATACCGATCAGCATGGCCACCAAGGAGAACGGCCACTTGAACGACTTGGCGCAGAGGCATGGTGTTAAACTGAAAACGCTGGATACTGTCACACATCACACGGATAGCGTTACTGCGAAGCGTGGGCCTGATGCGAATCTGTTGGCCATATACGGCTCGATACGGGAGGAGTCTGGCCTTCCCTTTGAGAACTAA
- a CDS encoding uncharacterized protein (EggNog:ENOG503NXY4~TransMembrane:1 (i37-54o)~COG:Q): protein MMDEKNNTLPPYSAVVAPSGRWPRLRGRHGSPRRRRAFKLFALACLTLLVVAQWKQIWRSNARAPRLSLAKLNDDLATCKRLRHTPKDPVGLGRDSNARYIDGAKPTLIKNATIWVGEPVKGTSEGDARAGKGWEWTTGDVLLENGLIARVETHIDTRRLSEDTLVYDAAGRQLTSGIIDMHSHTGVDSLPELNGNSDTNEMSDNITPWARSIDAIYPFDPQIQVIKSGGVTTSLVLPGSGNNMGGEAYLVKHAVGRRDGRREISAADMLADPDRTWRYMKMACGENAKNVHGGIGKRPFSRMGESYDFRHAFERARELIRRQDDWCEKAEAVGVEGMGEYLPQEIFWESLGAALRGQVHINIHCYTVPDLEAMVDHTNEFQFPVRAFHHAHQTYLVPEILNRTWGGRTPSSAIFADNMYYKMEAYVGSEYAGKYLYDAGLTPIYVSDNPVLNAQHVLFEAAKGYRYGLPYHAALAAVTTAPADDLGMGQRLGKVKPGFDADVVVWDSDPLSVGAAPVQVWIDGTAQFKDPVELPKPRDGPIVPDEALANIIEEPTAFADALFTGVTKVLLASGRDEQTSSDGKPVNVVIAKGKITCIGPCEPEFSAATAAGVKPVALKNGYLTHAFTGVAGTLGLNEIDAESATDNGDNPYKFTRAVDGLQLGGKKLHAGAKYGVTRAISAPKFTGGQSHHGTSVGFVTTAATSLERGAVFAEDVAVHYTLDLGVRTRDSYSGAFGELRTKLMDAARATRDPADAYSEFAYLRRVVRGDMVLALTINSADGIATALRIKTQVEDALRGKTNDDDGDDNGRRRIIKMAILGGAESHLVAAELAAAHVGVILLPLQPMAATWDTRRTLPGAPLTNGTTVDGLLNAGVTVGVGLPEDWRVRDLALEAGTALRNGAGRLGEREALALVGGNIHKILGVKADDGDGDGEDGERRHFVVSEGSPLEIGGRIKAVGTGRGEVLVYV from the exons ATGATGGATGAAAAGAACAACACCCTGCCGCCGTAcagcgccgtcgtggccccgtctggccgctggccgcggctgcgcggACGACATggctcgccgcgtcggcgtcgcgcttTCAAGCTATTTGCCCTCGCGTGTCtgacgctgctcgtcgtcgcgcagtGGAAGCAGATCTGGCGCTccaacgcccgcgccccgaGGCTTTCGCTGGCGAAGCTCAACGATGATCTCGCGACGTGCAAGCGCCTGCGGCACACGCCCAAGGAccccgtcggcctcggccgtgaCAGCAACGCCCGCTACATCGACGGCGCGAAGCCGACGCTCATCAAGAACGCCACTATCTGGGTCGGCGAGCCTGTCAAGGGCACCAGCGAGGGGGACGCCAGGGCCGGCAAGGGCTGGGAATGGACCACGGGCGATGTCCTCCTCGAGAACGGCCTCATCGCACGCGTGGAGACGCACATCGACACCCGTCGCCTTTCCGAGGACACGCTCGTGTACGACGCCGCGGGGAGGCAGCTCACGAgcggcatcatcgacatGCACAGTCACACGGGCGTGGACTCACTGCCCGAGCTCAACGGCAACTCAGACACGAACGAGATGTCGGACAACATCACCCCCTGGGCGCGCtccatcgacgccatctACCCCTTTGACCCCCAGATTCAGGTCATCAAGTCGGGCGGTGTCACCACGTCGCTTGTCCTGCCGGGCTCGGGCAACAacatgggcggcgaggcctaCCTCGTCAAGCACGCCgtgggccgccgcgacggccgccgcgagatcAGTGCCGCTGACATGCTGGCCGATCCGGACCGCACCTGGCGGTACATGAAGATGGCCTGCGGCGAGAACGCCAAGAATGtgcacggcggcatcgggaAGCGGCCCTTTAGCCGCATGGGCGAGAGCTACGACTTCCGCCACGCCTTTGAGCGGGCGAGGGAGCTGATccggcggcaagacgactGGTGTgaaaaggccgaggccgtagGCGTCGAGGGCATGGGCGAGTACTTGCCGCAGGAGATCTTCTGGGAGTCTCTCGGGGCGGCCTTGCGCGGACAAGTTCACATCAACATTCACTGCTACACGGTCCCCGACCTGGAGGCCATGGTCGACCACACCAACGAGTTTCAGTTTCCTGTCCGGGCCTTTCACCACGCCCACCAGACATATCTCGTGCCAGAG ATTCTGAATCGCACCTGGGGCGGCCGAACGCCATCCTCAGCCATCTTCGCCGACAACATGTACTACAAGATGGAGGCGTATGTCGGCTCCGAGTACGCGGGCAAGTACCTGTACGACGCGGGCCTGACGCCCATCTACGTGAGCGACAACCCCGTGCTCAACGCGCAGCACGTGCTcttcgaggcggccaaggggTATCGCTACGGACTGCCGTACcacgcggcgctggcggccgtgacgacgGCCCCGGCCGACGATCTCGGCATGGGCCAGCGTCTCGGCAAGGTGAAGCCGggcttcgacgccgacgtggtTGTATGGGACAGCGACCCGCTGAgcgtgggcgcggcgcccgtgcAGGTATGGATcgacggcacggcgcagTTTAAGGACCCCGTCGAGCTGCCGAAACCGCGAGACGGGCCCATCGTgccggacgaggcgctggcgaaCATTATCGAGGAACCGACGGCGTTTGCTGACGCCCTGTTTACGGGCGTTACCAAGGTGTTGCTGGCGTCCGGCCGGGATGAGCAGACGTCTTCCGATGGCAAGCCTGTCAACGTGGTCatcgccaagggcaagatcACTTGCATCGGTCCTTGCGAACCCGAGttctcggccgccaccgccgccggcgtcaagcCCGTGGCGCTCAAGAATGGCTACCTCACGCATGCCTTCACCGGCGTCGCGGGAACGCTAGGTCTCAACGAGatcgacgccgagagcgCGACGGACAATGGCGACAACCCGTACAAGTTCAcgcgggccgtcgacgggctccagctgggcggcaagaagctgcaCGCGGGCGCCAAGTACGGCGTGACGCGAgccatctcggcgcccaAGTTCACAGGCGGGCAGTCGCACCACGGGACGAGCGTCGGTTTCgtcacgacggcggcgacgagcctcgagcgcggcgccgtcttcgccgaggacgtggccGTCCACTACACGCTGGACCTTGGGGTGCGCACCCGGGACAGCTACTCGGGCGCGTTTGGCGAGCTGCGGACCAAGCTCATggacgcggcgagggcgacgcgtGACCCTGCGGATGCGTACTCGGAGTTTGCGTACCTGCGCAGGGTCGTCAGGGGCGACATGGTGCTGGCCCTGACGATCaacagcgccgacggcatcgccacggcgctgcgcatCAAGACGCAGGTGGAGGATGCCCTGAGGGGGAAgacgaacgacgacgacggcgacgacaacgggcgacgacgcatcaTCAAGAtggccatcctcggcggcgccgagtcgcacctcgtggcggccgagctcgcggcggcgcacgtcggcgtcatccTGCTCCCGCTGCAGCCGATGGCCGCGACGTGGGACACGCGCCGCACGCTGCCGGGCGCGCCGCTCACCAACGGCACCACGGTCGACGGGCTGCTCAACGCGGGCGTCACGGTGGGCGTGGGCCTGCCCGAGGACTGGCGCGTGCGCGAcctggcgctcgaggcgggcacggcgctccgcaacggcgcgggcaggctgggcgagcgggaggcgctggcgctcgtcGGAGGCAACATTCACAAGATATTGGGCGTGAAGGcggatgatggcgatggggaTGGTGAGGACGGTGAGAGGAGGCATTTTGTGGTTAGTGAGGGGAGTCCGCTCGAGATAGGGGGGCGGATCAAGGCGGTCGGCACGGGTAGGGGGGAGGTGCTCGTCTATGTGTGA
- a CDS encoding uncharacterized protein (EggNog:ENOG503NWPG~COG:E), translating into MWLVVRACSGCPFWCEGVVITGRHAQGRDLIKRLDTRIHKDTLAPRRPPMLSISPKRAVIVLGLGIAIGLKRYYANPKTMATTLAPAIALSHGGGPLPILNDPGHKDIIYSLKNRVPKILRLGSPQQPRAIVLVTAHWTTDAPAVSSGKTHELLYDYYGFPPESYELKYPAPGEPDVAARVAEAFAAQGLEPQLDPKRPWDHGVFVPLSLVAPAADVPVVQVSVLLDEDPDKHLRMGAALRALRRDNIAVVGSGFASFHNLGTMRALRSWPQDKRAAFKKDSDEWNDAVTRAVVAPKASDRWDGIKQWRSFVHADTMHPRGGGEHFMPLIVCVGAAEEGEETKFYKDTYSGVDIYTYYWGGEEVQ; encoded by the exons ATGTGGTTGGTGGTGCGTGCATGCAGTGGCTGCCCGTTTTGGTGTGAGGGGGTGGTGATCACAGGGCGCCACGCGCAAGGCCGAGATCTGATAAAAAGACTCGACACAAGGATACATAAAGATACACTTGCTCCCCGACGACCCCCCATGCTGTCCATCTCACCCAAGCGTGCGGTGATAGTCCTGGGTCTCGGCATCGCGATCGGCCTCAAGAGATACTACGCCAACCCCAAgaccatggcgacgactcttgcgcccgccatcgccctttCCCACGGCGGAG GCCCCCTGCCCATCCTCAACGACCCCGGCCACAAGGACATCATCTACTCCCTCAAGAACCGCGTGCCCAAgatcctccgcctcggcagcccgcagcagccccgggccatcgtcctcgtcaccgcccacTGGACCaccgacgcgcccgccgtctcatCGGGCAAGACGCACGAGCTGCTCTACGACTACTACGGCTTCCCGCCCGAGTCGTACGAGCTCAAGTACCCGGCCCCCGGCGAgcccgacgtcgccgcgcgcgtcgccgaggcctttgccgcgcagggcctcgagccgCAGCTCGACCCCAAGCGGCCCTGGGACCACGGCGTCTTCGTGCCCCTGagcctcgtcgcgcccgccgccgacgtgcccGTCGTGCAGGTCTcggtgctgctcgacgaggacccgGACAAGCACCTGCGCatgggcgccgcgctgcgggcCCTGCGCCGCGACAACATTGCCGTCGTGGGGTCTGGGTTCGCCTCGTTCCACAACCTCGGCACCATGCGCGCCCTCAGGTCCTGGCCGCAGGACAAGCGCGCCGCGTTCAAGAAGGACTCGGATGAGTGGAACGACGCCGTGAcgcgcgcggtggtggcgcccAAGGCCTCGGACCGCTGGGATGGGATCAAGCAGTGGAGGTCGTTTGTGCATGCGGATACGATGcacccgcgcggcggcggcgagcactTCATGCCCCTGATTGTGTGCGTTGGCGCGGCtgaggagggtgaggagaCCAAGTTCTACAAGGACACATACTCGGGCGTAGACATTTACACATATTactggggcggcgaggaggttCAGTGA
- a CDS encoding uncharacterized protein (EggNog:ENOG503PAIQ~TransMembrane:9 (o71-92i104-128o148-169i181-199o219-237i249-271o291-316i337-357o363-385i)~COG:P), translated as MEQPNSSDGSGTETGPDLGSSGHAKPRRQWTLRRWLDERFDWSWFTCTQSTGGIAVLLSECPKQFRGLETIGIVIFVFNLALLGLFTALMLLRWATTPATLRRSFVAAPECFFYGSFWLSVATVIIGAQRYGVPHAGPWLVVALRVCFWAYAGVVLVSATAHMVAIFCLTPVTALGIHPAWFLLFYNVMLTGTVAGTLVESQPPAQRLPMMVAGVAYQGFGWLGCVMLLTWMFGHLMEKGWPVASRTPGLFITVGSVGYTIVAFIGLARAAPEGYGYFAVHPSAREVLLVLATWTSVFMWLFELWLFALALLITLASMVAKREDGQQWAWQLSFNNTWWAMIFPNVGFTLSTVYLGQELGSEAVLWVSTAMTVLVVAAWLMNMVLMVKSVYTTLFCAADDKLQ; from the exons ATGGAGCAACCGaacagcagcgacggcagcggcaccgaGACCGGCCCGGACCTCGGCTCTAGCGGTCACGCGAAGCCCCGACGGCAATGgacgctgcggcggtggctcgACGAGCGCTTCGACTGGTCGTGGTTCACGTGCACGCAGTCAACAGGCGGCATCGCGGTGCTGCTGTCCGAGTGCCCGAAGCAGTTCCGCGGGCTCGAGACCATTGGCATCGTCATATTCGTCTTCaacctggcgctgctggggctcTTCACcgcgctgatgctgctgcgctgggcgacgacgccggccacgctgcggcgcagcttcgtggcggcgcccgagTGCTTCTTCTACGGCTCCTTCTGGCTGTCCGTCGCgaccgtcatcatcggcgcACAGCGGTACGGCGTGCCGCACGCGGGGCCCTGGCTCGTGGTCGCGCTGCGCGTCTGCTTCTGGGCGTAcgcgggcgtcgtgctcgtctcggcgacggcgcacaTGGTGGCCATCTTCTGTCTCACACCCGTCACGGCACTGGGCATCCACCCGGCCTGGTTCCTGCTCTTCTACAACGTCATGCTCACGGGCACCGTGGCGGGGACGCTCGTCGagtcgcagccgccggcgcagcgcctgcccatgatggtggcgggcgtcgcgtACCAGGGCTTCGGCTGGCTCGGCTGCGTCATGCTCCTGACGTGGATGTTTGGGCACCTCATGGAGAAGGGGTGGCCGGTGGCGAGCCGCACGCCGGGGCTCTTCATCACCGTCGGCAGCGTGGGATACACCATTGTGGCGTTCATcgggctggcgagggccgcgcccGAGGGGTACGGCTACTTTGCGGTGCACCCGTCTGCCAGGGAGGTGCTACTCGTGCtggcgacgtggacgagcgTCTTCATGTGGTTGTTTGAGCTGTGGCTGTttgcgctggcgctgctcaTCACGCTGGCGTCGATGGTGGCGAAGCGTGAGGACGGGCAGCAGTGGGCGTGGCAGCTGAGCTTCAACAACACCTGGTGGG CCATGATCTTTCCCAACGTCGGCTTCACGCTGTCGACGGTGTACTTGGGCCAGGAGctgggcagcgaggcggtgctgtgggtgtcgacggccatgacggtcTTGGTAGTGGCGGCGTGGCTCATGAACATGGTTCTCATGGTGAAGAGCGTGTATACGACCCTTTTCTGCGCGGCGGATGACAAGTTGCAATAA
- a CDS encoding uncharacterized protein (COG:S~EggNog:ENOG503P1A1), with product MAEVVALASSIIAIIQLADRVISVTKHCLGSIRDCPSDIRAILVEISSLKAVLESLSFFLDGSNAGPEPPLIRHLTGEHGPIEGCRSSIRELEGLLPSDMRTVRGKRQKVLTAVEHLAWPLREKSARKLIDNISRYKASIVFAVTYDSSKDIRDIQKDLRRVKESLTRAEHDTICNWLEATNPSSNHNNASRLHEEHTGLWMSRDPQWQDWLNGKRKFLWLHGIPGAGKTVLASFLVEECLNASWQRRQSEPGMPHEKPVACVYYYCYFARNQDEAMPFLRWLTTQLCRQAALIPAEIDKLFLLKHAPKLSQLLTAVHVLLEEFKAVFVIIDAVDESQPREELLKVIRDLATDRRFDGLQLLATSREYYDIEFCFSDISSSISMSNPAVECDIRSYVHSVIASDRKFAKWPKTLATEVENALASGAKGM from the exons ATGGCGGAGGTGGTAGCCCTGGCTTCgagcatcatcgccatcatccagCTCGCCGATCGCGTCATCAGCGTCACAAAACACTGTCTCGGCTCCATACGTGACTGCCCATCCGACATCCGGGCAATTCTCGTGGAGATATCGTCGCTCAAGGCCGTTCTCGAGAGCCTCAGCTTCTTTTTGGATGGCAGCAACGCCGGCCCCGAGCCACCTCTGATACGGCATCTCACGGGGGAACATGGGCCGATAGAAGGATGTCGCAGTTCCATTAGAGAGTTAGAGGGGCTTTTGCCGTCGGACATGAGAACAGTACGGGGCAAGAGGCAGAAAGTCTTGACCGCTGTAGAACATCTGGCGTGGCCGCTCCGAGAAAAGTCTGCGAGAAAGCTGATTGACAACATCTCGCGCTACAAGGCCTCCATTGTATTTGCTGTGACCTACGACTCCAG CAAGGACATCAGAGATATCCAAAAGGATCTCAGGCGAGTCAAAGAATCGTTGACTCGCGCCGAACACGATACTATATGCAACTGGCTCGAGGCCACAAACCCATCAAGCAACCATAACAACGCCTCGAGACTCCATGAAGAACATACAGGTCTCTGGATGAGTCGAGACCCACAATGGCAAGACTGGCTCAACGGGAAGAGAAAGTTCCTGTGGCTGCATGGTATACCCGGAGCGGGCAAGACTGTCCTCGCCTCGTTCCTAGTCGAGGAATGTCTGAATGCCTCCTGGCAGAGGAGGCAGAGCGAGCCTGGCATGCCGCACGAGAAGCCCGTCGCCTGCGTGTACTACTACTGTTACTTTGCGAGAAACCAGGACGAGGCCATGCCATTCCTGCGATGGCTGACTACTCAACTTTGCCGCCAGGCAGCACTGATTCCGGCCGAAATTGATAAGCTGTTTCTGCTTAAGCATGCGCCTAAGCTTTCGCAGCTATTGACGGCGGTCCACGTTCTTCTAGAGGAGTTCAAGGCCGTTTTTGTGATTATCGATGCAGTGGATGAAAGCCAGCCGCGTGAGGAACTGCTCAAGGTTATCCGAGATCTCGCAACCGATCGCAGGTTCGACGGCCTCCAGCTCTTGGCCACAAGTCGCGAGTACTACGACATCGAGTTTTGCTTCTCTGATATCTCCTCGTCTATATCTATGAGTAACCCCGCGGTTGAGTGCGATATTCGAAGCTATGTGCATTCTGTCATTGCCTCAGACCGAAAGTTTGCAAAATGGCCAAAGACCCTGGCCACAGAAGTCGAAAATGCACTGGCAAGCGGTGCAAAAGGAATGTGA
- a CDS encoding uncharacterized protein (COG:L~EggNog:ENOG503NVC9): MRVSNSCDGCALRRVRCDTKRPCRECISRSLECTFLRARKKRGPKGPRPATFHKVQQAQQQFEQQRRFWDRPEHDHEIEGTSEPTTASTPGSSPRSSREVNGPHTERLPIDAYFRYLQIFDERLCAVWPVVSAAELTGRLLADGNDYEAWALVASLCAATIAQLRLPEHSSLPRDGFSSHDFVTEARYLRGLYDYRENCNAASVLTPFFLHIYFANADKLRTAGIYLREAIAFVHALGLDRLEVYGSMDGDERALMLRLFWLVFISERTFCAQNEYPTILEPIDELPPDEDGRDVTGAFASLTRVFAHLQGDVMGRPSRRGAGLDSRKVATAQSALCLDRHSHVLSEVQRVDLFVTQQWIRLLIWEYTMRHFKMSRESSDQAFSLLLPMIIARELLSLLCAVRTESIRAHGYGMELKVYRAADTVIDLLACSPAIDHEHGMCFGLDDVLCSLKDVLVGVGGPRSMFVEKVKERMASSEMGDRPWPYATMALPSRSYEVRREATDEDSCAGHSFEQDDRLAVAAE; encoded by the exons ATGAGGGTGTCAAACTCGTGCGACGGATGCGCCCTGCGGAGGGTACGCTGCGACACCAAGCGCCCGTGTCGCGAATGCATCTCGCGCTCTCTCGAGTGCACCTTTCTACGCGCCCGCAAGAAGCGAGGGCCAAAGGGTCCGCGTCCCGCCACCTTTCACAAGGTacagcaggcgcagcagcagtttgagcagcagcgccggtTCTGGGACCGGCCCGAACATGATCATGAGATCGAGGGCACCAGCGAGCCTACGACAGCCAGCACCCCTGGCTCCAGCCCGAGGTCCTCGCGAGAAGTAAACGGCCCGCACACCGAGAGGCTGCCCATCGACGCCTATTTTCGCTATCTTCAGATTTTCGACGAGCGTCTATGCGCTGTTTGGCCAGTTGTCTCGGCGGCTGAGCTGACCGGGAGGTTGCTTGCCGATGGGAACGACTACGAGGCCTGGGCGCTCGTAGCATCGCTATGCGCCGCGACGATAGCGCAACTTCGGCTGCCAGAGCACAGTTCGCTCCCAAGAGACGGCTTCTCGTCGCACGACTTTGTCACGGAGGCCCGATACCTGCGCGGGCTGTACGACTACCGTGAGAACTGCAACGCGGCTTCGGTCCTGACACCATTCTTCCTACACATCTACTTTGCCAACGCCGATAAGCTGCGCACAGCGGGCATATACCTGCGTGAGGCCATTGCCTTTGTACACGCTCTAGGCCTCGACCGGTTGGAGGTGTATGGTTCCATGGATGGAGATGAGAGGGCGTTGATGCTGAGGCTGTTTTGGCTTGTCTTTATTTCAGAAAG GACATTTTGCGCGCAAAACGAGTACCCAACCATACTGGAACCTATCGACGAACTTCCCCctgacgaggacggccggGACGTCACCGGGGCGTTTGCGAGCCTCACCCGCGTCTTCGCGCACCTTCAGGGAGACGTCATGGGTCGGccatcgcggcgcggcgccggtcTAGATTCGCGGAAAGTCGCGACAGCCCAGTCAGCCCTGTGTCTGGACCGGCACAGCCACGTTCTGTCCGAGGTACAGCGCGTGGATCTGTTCGTCACGCAGCAATGGATACGGCTGCTGATCTGGGAGTACACGATGAGGCACTTCAAGATGTCGCGCGAGTCGAGCGACCAAGCCTTTTCGCTGCTGCTACCAATGATTATTGCGCGAGAGCTGCTGTCGTTGCTGTGCGCTGTGCGAACGGAATCGATTCGCGCGCATGGATATGGGATG GAACTCAAGGTATACCGCGCCGCGGATACTGTCATTGACCTTCTTgcgtgctcgccggcgaTCGACCATGAGCACGGCATGTGctttggcctcgacgacgtgctctGCTCGCTCAAGGACGTGCTGGTTGGCGTGGGTGGGCCGAGATCGATGTTTGTTGAAAAGGTCAAAGAGCGCATGGCGAGCTCTGAGATGGGCGACCGACCCTGGCCGTATGCTACAATGGCGCTGCCCTCCCGCAGTTATGAAGTGAGGCGTGAGGCGACGGATGAGGACAGCTGCGCTGGGCATTCGTTCGAGCAGGATGACCGGTTGGCGGTTGCCGCGGAATGA